A window from Magnetospirillum sp. 15-1 encodes these proteins:
- a CDS encoding type II toxin-antitoxin system Phd/YefM family antitoxin, whose protein sequence is MKLSDQVRPISYLKAHAPEVIRDLTENQQPVVITLHGEAKAVLQDIASFEETQETLALLKVLALTGKAIADGKVEPVAGAFARIRDRLKN, encoded by the coding sequence ATGAAGCTTTCTGATCAGGTCAGGCCAATCAGCTATCTCAAGGCGCACGCGCCTGAGGTGATCCGCGACCTCACCGAGAACCAGCAGCCGGTGGTTATCACCCTGCACGGCGAGGCCAAGGCGGTGCTGCAGGATATCGCCAGTTTCGAGGAGACGCAGGAAACCCTGGCGCTGCTGAAGGTTCTGGCGCTGACCGGCAAGGCCATCGCCGATGGCAAGGTCGAACCGGTAGCGGGGGCCTTCGCTCGTATCCGTGACCGGTTGAAGAACTGA
- a CDS encoding type II toxin-antitoxin system VapC family toxin has translation MMRIVDTSAWIECLIGSPVGTALTSQLPGRGDWLVPTIVQLELAKWLTREVGEDKADQVIAFTETCVVIDLDTTIALSAADLCARHRLATADAVIYASALAHSADLLTCDQHFDGLPGVRYVSKIAPR, from the coding sequence ATGATGCGCATCGTCGATACCTCGGCCTGGATCGAATGCCTGATCGGCTCGCCGGTGGGCACCGCTCTGACCAGCCAGTTGCCGGGTCGTGGCGACTGGCTGGTCCCGACCATCGTGCAATTGGAACTCGCCAAATGGCTGACGCGAGAAGTGGGCGAGGACAAGGCCGATCAGGTGATCGCGTTCACCGAGACCTGCGTCGTCATCGATCTCGACACCACCATCGCCTTGTCGGCGGCGGATTTGTGTGCTCGCCACCGGCTGGCGACAGCGGATGCCGTCATCTATGCCTCCGCCCTCGCCCACAGCGCCGACCTGCTCACCTGCGACCAGCATTTCGATGGCTTGCCGGGCGTCCGGTACGTATCCAAGATCGCCCCCCGATAA
- a CDS encoding type II toxin-antitoxin system RelE/ParE family toxin, with protein sequence MTFEVLLSEDAARDIEDIYRYIAEYDVIENADRVLLALEEICLALSELPDRGNVPKELRSLGMTEFREVHYKPYRVIYRIVDRLVVVYCVVDGRRDMQGLLQRRLLR encoded by the coding sequence ATGACGTTCGAGGTGCTGTTGTCCGAGGATGCCGCGCGCGACATCGAGGACATCTATCGTTACATTGCCGAATACGATGTCATCGAGAATGCCGACCGTGTCCTGCTGGCACTGGAGGAAATCTGCCTTGCGCTGTCGGAACTCCCTGATCGCGGCAACGTGCCGAAGGAGCTTCGGTCGCTCGGCATGACCGAGTTCCGCGAGGTTCACTACAAGCCGTACCGAGTCATCTATCGGATCGTCGATCGGCTGGTCGTGGTCTACTGTGTCGTGGACGGTCGCCGGGACATGCAGGGGTTGCTGCAGCGCCGTCTTCTCCGCTGA
- a CDS encoding PriCT-2 domain-containing protein produces MTDVLPTIDQTTALTELRHTLRRNGYHPVPISGAHLSIKAAGKRPLMRGWETICATADEAEIGRWAKKQPECTNTGLLCGGIVGIDIDVPVEQPAAAIEQLARDMLGDTPLKRIGRAPKLLLVMRAAQAFDKIQTPELLLPDGTSMRVEILATGQQFVGFGIHPDTQADYVWPNRSPLEVPASELPVVSAEQCVDFIAQAETVLRGLGGQTRAEIKGVERAGRKAAGLPVGAIAAGIDAAPDRETVASALAQIPNDDLPYDDWVKVGFALYAGLGLDGADLWESWSAQSAKNDPAATMEKWPSFAAGRSIGIATLFWMAKQNGWKRPKTARPRTPRQNPYEGMKRDWAPPAGFAGNLNDCGPTPASRPTIRIIAGDLPRVVGEGEMAMMNADLPLYQRGSMVVRPASSAVTITDGHKVNALRLVVVNRHHISEAMTFAANWERFDARAEDWVSTDCPLRIADTYLAREGMWKLPVLTGIINAPTLRADGSLLNQPGYDAATGLLYDPQGGFFPAIPAHPDRGLALSALRFLRGVIETFPFVTGADRAVALSGMLTAAIRRSLPAAPLHGFNAPTAGSGKSLLVDIASMIASGRPAAVIAQGKTEEEMEKRLGAALIAGDPLISIDNCEIGLGGELLCQVLTQPMLKVRLLGKSLNIEVPSTAMVFATGNNLTVVGDMTRRAIRCTLDAGVERPELREFDRDPVATVAATRGDYVAAALTILRAFHLAGRPQQTTPLGSFTEWSRWVRDGLIWLGEADPCATMEEVRGADPKLESLTTVIEQWHTHLGSRRVSVKEVIDVATDQLASFHGRADFINPEFREALLAVAGDGGAISGKRLGKWLSANQGRIVNTMRITPDGIVSGISRWRLRGSSDEAAQSMPPVSNIRPFPHHQG; encoded by the coding sequence ATGACGGATGTCCTCCCTACCATCGACCAAACCACGGCATTGACAGAGTTGCGCCATACCCTGCGGCGCAACGGCTACCATCCCGTGCCGATCTCGGGTGCCCACCTGTCCATCAAGGCCGCCGGTAAGCGGCCGTTGATGCGGGGCTGGGAAACCATCTGCGCCACCGCGGACGAGGCCGAGATCGGTCGGTGGGCCAAGAAGCAGCCCGAATGCACCAATACCGGCCTGCTATGCGGCGGGATCGTCGGCATCGACATCGACGTGCCGGTCGAGCAACCGGCGGCGGCAATCGAGCAGCTGGCCCGCGACATGCTGGGCGACACGCCGCTGAAGCGCATCGGCCGCGCCCCCAAGCTGCTGCTGGTGATGCGGGCGGCCCAGGCATTCGACAAGATCCAGACCCCGGAACTGCTGCTGCCCGACGGCACCAGCATGCGCGTCGAGATCCTGGCCACCGGTCAGCAGTTCGTGGGCTTCGGCATCCATCCCGATACCCAGGCCGACTATGTCTGGCCCAACCGCTCACCGCTGGAGGTGCCCGCCAGCGAACTGCCGGTGGTCAGCGCCGAGCAATGCGTGGACTTCATCGCCCAGGCCGAGACGGTGCTGCGCGGCCTCGGCGGCCAGACGCGGGCCGAGATCAAAGGCGTCGAACGCGCCGGGCGCAAGGCGGCAGGGCTTCCCGTGGGCGCCATCGCCGCCGGAATCGATGCCGCACCCGACCGAGAGACCGTCGCCTCCGCCCTGGCCCAGATCCCTAATGACGATCTGCCCTATGACGACTGGGTGAAAGTCGGCTTTGCCCTCTATGCCGGCCTGGGGCTGGACGGGGCCGATCTGTGGGAAAGCTGGTCGGCACAGTCGGCCAAGAACGATCCCGCAGCCACCATGGAGAAGTGGCCCAGCTTCGCGGCAGGCCGCAGCATCGGCATCGCCACCCTGTTCTGGATGGCCAAACAGAACGGCTGGAAACGCCCCAAAACCGCCCGACCCCGCACACCCCGCCAGAATCCTTACGAGGGCATGAAGCGCGACTGGGCACCGCCTGCCGGCTTCGCCGGCAATTTGAACGATTGCGGGCCTACGCCCGCGAGCCGTCCCACCATCCGCATCATCGCCGGCGATCTGCCCCGCGTCGTCGGTGAAGGCGAGATGGCGATGATGAATGCCGACCTGCCGCTCTATCAGCGCGGCAGCATGGTGGTGCGCCCGGCCTCGTCCGCCGTCACCATCACCGACGGGCACAAGGTCAACGCCCTGCGCCTCGTCGTCGTCAACCGCCACCATATTTCCGAGGCCATGACCTTCGCCGCCAATTGGGAGCGGTTCGACGCCCGCGCCGAGGATTGGGTCTCGACCGACTGCCCCTTGCGCATCGCCGACACCTATCTCGCCCGCGAAGGGATGTGGAAGCTGCCGGTGCTGACCGGCATCATCAACGCTCCGACGCTGCGCGCCGATGGCTCGCTGCTGAACCAGCCCGGCTATGATGCCGCTACCGGCCTGCTGTACGATCCGCAAGGGGGCTTCTTTCCCGCCATTCCCGCCCATCCGGATCGCGGTCTGGCGCTGTCCGCCCTGCGTTTCCTGCGCGGCGTGATCGAGACCTTTCCCTTCGTCACCGGGGCCGACCGGGCAGTGGCGCTGTCGGGGATGCTGACCGCCGCCATCCGCCGCTCGCTGCCGGCGGCACCGCTGCACGGCTTCAACGCTCCCACCGCCGGGTCGGGCAAATCCCTGCTGGTCGACATCGCCAGCATGATCGCCTCGGGCCGCCCCGCCGCGGTCATCGCCCAGGGCAAGACCGAGGAAGAAATGGAAAAGCGCCTGGGAGCCGCCCTGATCGCCGGTGATCCGCTGATCTCCATCGACAATTGCGAGATCGGCCTCGGCGGAGAATTGCTGTGCCAGGTGCTGACCCAGCCCATGCTCAAGGTGCGCCTGCTGGGAAAATCGCTCAATATCGAGGTGCCCAGCACGGCAATGGTGTTCGCCACCGGCAACAACCTGACCGTGGTGGGCGACATGACGCGACGCGCCATCCGCTGCACCCTGGATGCCGGGGTCGAGCGCCCGGAACTGCGCGAGTTCGACCGGGACCCGGTCGCCACGGTCGCCGCCACCCGTGGCGATTACGTGGCGGCGGCGCTGACCATCCTGCGCGCCTTCCACCTCGCCGGCCGCCCGCAGCAGACCACCCCGCTGGGCTCCTTCACCGAATGGTCGCGCTGGGTCCGCGACGGCCTGATCTGGCTGGGCGAGGCCGACCCCTGCGCCACCATGGAAGAGGTGCGCGGCGCCGACCCCAAGCTGGAATCGCTGACCACGGTGATCGAGCAATGGCACACCCATCTCGGCAGCCGCCGCGTCTCGGTCAAGGAAGTGATCGATGTCGCCACCGATCAGCTTGCCAGCTTCCACGGTCGGGCGGACTTCATCAACCCCGAATTCCGGGAAGCCCTGCTGGCGGTGGCGGGCGACGGCGGCGCCATCAGCGGCAAGCGCCTGGGCAAGTGGCTGTCCGCCAACCAGGGCCGCATCGTCAACACCATGCGGATCACCCCCGACGGCATCGTCTCCGGGATCTCCCGGTGGCGGCTGCGGGGAAGCAGCGACGAAGCGGCGCAATCCATGCCGCCCGTCTCCAATATCCGCCCATTTCCCCATCACCAGGGCTGA
- a CDS encoding site-specific integrase → MSERITDALAKRASAGDRPQVFFWDADVKGFGLRVTNRGAKSFILDYRVGGRQRRITIGSYPDWSVAAARTEAGNLKREVDLGNDPMGERHADRAAPTMRDLWDRYKRDHLPRKAARSQADETMMWEKLVLPTLGKHKVTDVTHTDIEALHRDITTQRGTPVRANRVIEVVRRAFNLAIRWEWVEKNPASGQLRNPEEKRQRYLSPEELSRLSAALAAHHEPVSADAIRMLMLTGARKSEVLGATWEMFDLDAGVWTKPSAHTKQRKEHRVPVSANALTLLKRIRETAEGPYVFPGKGGDQPLTDVKRSWAAVCKAADITGARIHDLRHSFASLLVSGGASLPIIGAMLGHTQVQTTQRYAHLYDEPLRAAADHVGKTIDMAGKKSPPEKSGKSV, encoded by the coding sequence ATGTCGGAACGCATCACCGATGCCCTCGCCAAACGGGCCAGTGCGGGCGACCGCCCACAGGTCTTCTTCTGGGACGCCGACGTCAAGGGATTCGGCCTGCGCGTCACCAATCGCGGTGCCAAGTCCTTCATCCTGGACTACCGCGTCGGCGGTCGCCAGCGGCGGATCACCATCGGCAGTTATCCCGACTGGTCGGTGGCCGCCGCCCGCACCGAGGCCGGCAACCTGAAGCGGGAAGTGGACCTGGGCAACGACCCCATGGGCGAGCGCCATGCCGACCGCGCCGCGCCCACCATGCGCGACCTGTGGGACCGCTACAAGCGCGACCACCTGCCGCGCAAGGCCGCCCGCTCCCAGGCCGACGAAACCATGATGTGGGAAAAGCTGGTGCTGCCCACCCTGGGCAAGCACAAGGTGACGGACGTCACCCATACCGACATCGAGGCCCTGCACCGCGACATCACCACCCAGCGCGGCACGCCGGTGCGGGCCAACCGCGTCATCGAGGTGGTGCGCCGCGCCTTCAATCTGGCGATCCGCTGGGAATGGGTCGAGAAGAATCCCGCCTCGGGCCAGTTGCGCAACCCGGAAGAGAAGCGCCAGCGCTATCTGTCGCCCGAGGAACTGTCCCGGCTATCGGCGGCGCTGGCCGCCCACCACGAGCCGGTCTCGGCCGATGCCATCCGCATGCTGATGCTGACCGGCGCGCGCAAGAGCGAGGTGCTGGGGGCCACCTGGGAGATGTTCGACCTGGATGCCGGGGTGTGGACCAAGCCCAGCGCCCACACCAAACAGCGGAAGGAACACCGGGTGCCGGTCTCGGCCAACGCCCTGACACTGCTGAAGCGGATCAGGGAAACCGCCGAAGGGCCATACGTCTTCCCCGGCAAGGGCGGCGACCAGCCGCTGACCGACGTTAAGCGGTCCTGGGCGGCGGTGTGCAAGGCGGCCGACATCACCGGCGCCCGCATCCATGACCTGCGCCATTCCTTCGCCTCGCTGCTGGTCAGCGGCGGCGCGTCGCTGCCGATCATCGGCGCCATGCTGGGCCACACCCAGGTGCAGACCACCCAGCGCTACGCCCACCTCTACGACGAGCCGCTGCGGGCCGCCGCCGACCATGTCGGCAAAACCATCGACATGGCGGGAAAGAAGAGCCCGCCCGAGAAAAGCGGAAAATCGGTGTAA
- a CDS encoding AbrB/MazE/SpoVT family DNA-binding domain-containing protein: MPTKDIATLSSKFQISIPKAVRTARHWEAGQVFAFIPKGEGVMLVPVPKPEELFGLARGANPEDYRDRTDRF; the protein is encoded by the coding sequence ATGCCGACAAAGGATATCGCCACCCTCTCAAGCAAATTCCAGATCTCCATCCCCAAGGCTGTGCGGACGGCGCGGCACTGGGAAGCTGGACAGGTATTCGCCTTCATCCCCAAGGGCGAGGGAGTGATGCTGGTGCCGGTTCCGAAACCCGAAGAGCTGTTCGGACTGGCGCGGGGAGCCAATCCGGAAGACTACCGTGATCGCACGGACCGGTTCTGA
- a CDS encoding XRE family transcriptional regulator: MSWSEKGTIMPLSRVDNSEEAEFARAIAIALRHELDGRRSIIKIIGRWTGASDRAVKNWLAGRSVPSGFHLVALMRRSDAVLKVVMVTAERPP; this comes from the coding sequence ATGTCTTGGTCGGAAAAGGGCACAATTATGCCCCTTTCACGAGTTGACAATTCGGAAGAGGCTGAGTTTGCGAGGGCTATTGCTATCGCGCTGCGACACGAATTGGACGGGCGACGGTCCATCATAAAAATCATTGGCCGTTGGACGGGGGCCAGTGATCGTGCGGTCAAAAACTGGCTGGCTGGAAGATCCGTCCCGAGCGGCTTTCATTTGGTCGCCCTGATGCGCCGATCGGATGCGGTGCTGAAGGTGGTGATGGTCACCGCCGAGCGGCCCCCCTGA
- a CDS encoding recombinase family protein — MVEKKAPTDAEVSKATLLIRAAQYVRMSTEHQQYSTENQRDAIREYAEKHGFEIVETYSDEGKSGLRLDGRKGLQRLLDDVENQRADFAAILVYDISRWGRFQNPDEGAYYELCCHLGGIKVHYCAEQFDNDGSPFSHVVKALKRMMAGEYCRELSVKVFTGQRRLITLGYRQGGPAGFGLRRQLIDHTGLPKNELGRGEQKSIHTDRVVLVPGPPDEVKVVQSIYRAFVGDGRTARTQHNWQPCGRPSSSLPSA, encoded by the coding sequence TTGGTCGAAAAGAAAGCGCCCACAGACGCCGAAGTATCAAAAGCCACGCTGCTGATTCGTGCCGCTCAATATGTACGGATGTCCACCGAGCATCAGCAATACTCAACTGAGAACCAGCGCGACGCGATCCGCGAGTATGCCGAGAAGCATGGCTTTGAAATCGTCGAGACCTATTCCGACGAAGGCAAAAGCGGACTGCGACTGGACGGACGCAAAGGGTTGCAGCGCTTGCTGGACGATGTCGAGAATCAACGGGCCGATTTCGCGGCGATTCTCGTCTACGACATCAGCCGCTGGGGCCGCTTCCAGAACCCGGACGAAGGTGCCTATTACGAGCTTTGCTGCCATCTCGGCGGGATCAAGGTTCATTATTGCGCCGAGCAGTTCGATAACGACGGCAGCCCCTTCTCCCATGTCGTCAAAGCCCTGAAGCGGATGATGGCCGGCGAGTATTGCCGGGAGCTATCGGTAAAGGTCTTCACCGGCCAGCGCCGCCTGATCACACTGGGATACCGCCAGGGCGGACCTGCGGGCTTTGGGCTGCGGCGTCAGCTGATCGACCACACAGGCCTTCCCAAGAACGAACTCGGCCGCGGCGAGCAAAAGAGCATCCACACCGACCGCGTCGTGCTGGTTCCAGGGCCGCCGGACGAGGTGAAGGTTGTTCAATCGATCTATCGCGCCTTTGTCGGCGATGGCCGAACCGCGCGCACTCAACATAATTGGCAACCTTGCGGTCGACCCAGTTCCTCCTTGCCCAGTGCATGA